A genomic stretch from Juglans microcarpa x Juglans regia isolate MS1-56 chromosome 3S, Jm3101_v1.0, whole genome shotgun sequence includes:
- the LOC121257329 gene encoding U-box domain-containing protein 6-like, producing the protein MDITEVEENLFAATDAKLHGEMCRILAAIYCKVISIFPTLEAARPSKSGIQALCSLHVALEKAKNVLQHCSECSKLYLAITGDSVLLKFEKAKCALQDSLRHVDDIVPQSIGSQIQKIVSELDDTVFTLDPLEKHVGDEIIALLQKGKKINNNNDNNELECFHRAAAKLGITSLRAALTERRALKKLIERARVEEDKRKESIVVHLLHLMRKYSKLFRSEICDDNDSQASTPCSPTVQGSLDDCEPGGNGHSFERLKPNNRRSGQMPPEELRCPISLQLMYDPVVIASGQTYERICIEKWIGDGHNTCPKTQQKLSHLSLTPNYCVKGLIASWCEQNGVYVPDGPPESLDLNYWRLALSESESAISRAMDSVGSCNPKGVKAIPLEEGGITEEAEGNEMENLSPKLEECELGLLESYQHFLSVLDEEEDLRKKCIVVEQIRLLLKDDEEARIFMGANGFVEALLQFLDSALHEGNVMAQESGAMALFNLAVNNSRNKEMMFAGGVISLLEEMISNPNSHGSATALYLNLSLLEEAKPIIGSSPAVPFLTQILRANTEPQCKLDALHAVYNISTLPSNILTLISAGIVSDLHSLLAASGDYAWAEKVIAVLINLASCQLGKDEIISAPGLIGGLATMLDIGKPIEQERAVSCLLILCKGNENCCQIILQEGVIPALVSMSVNGTYRGKDKAQKLLMLFREQRKRDQPPPAEMHRLAEKRENPMPALESKPLCKSISRRKMGKAFSFWKSKSYSVDQC; encoded by the exons ATGGACATTACGGAGGTAGAAGAAAATTTGTTTGCAGCAACTGATGCCAAG tTACATGGAGAAATGTGCAGGATACTCGCTGCGATATATTGCAAGGTAATATCAATCTTCCCTACTTTAGAAGCAGCACGCCCAAGCAAATCTGGCATTCAGGCATTGTGCTCATTGCATGTAGCGCTTGAGAAGGCAAAGAATGTTCTTCAACACTGCTCAGAATGTAGTAAACTCTACTTG GCTATAACCGGGGATTCTGTTCTTCTAAAGTTTGAGAAGGCAAAATGTGCACTTCAAGACAGTCTCAGGCACGTCGACGATATTGTCCCACAATCAATTGGTTCTCAG ATTCAGAAGATTGTGAGTGAACTTGACGATACTGTCTTCACGCTTGATCCATTAGAGAAGCATGTTGGTGATGAAATTATTGCATTGCTccagaaggggaaaaaaatcaataacaataatgataataatgaaCTAGAATGTTTTCACCGGGCTGCTGCTAAACTTGGAATAACCTCTTTGAGAGCAGCTCTTACCGAGAGAAGAGCTCTCAAGAAACTCATAGAAAGAGCTCGTGTGGAGGAAGACAAGAGGAAGGAGTCAATCGTGGTTCATCTCTTACATCTCATGAGAAAGTACTCCAAATTATTTAGAAGTGAGATCTGTGATGACAATGATTCACAGGCTTCTACTCCATGTTCTCCCACTGTTCAGGGCTCTCTTGATGATTGTGAACCTGGTGGCAATGGTCATTCCTTTGAAAGGTTGAAGCCAAACAACAGAAGATCAGGGCAGATGCCTCCTGAAGAATTGAGGTGTCCAATATCATTGCAGCTTATGTATGATCCGGTGGTCATTGCTTCTGGGCAAACGTATGAGAGGATCTGCATTGAGAAATGGATCGGTGATGGGCATAACACCTGCCCAAAGACTCAACAGAAGCTCTCACATCTCTCATTGACTCCTAATTACTGTGTTAAAGGTCTCATTGCTAGTTGGTGCGAACAGAATGGAGTTTATGTTCCTGATGGGCCCCCAGAGTCTCTTGACCTCAACTATTGGAGGCTGGCATTATCCGAGTCTGAATCTGCAATTTCAAGAGCTATGGACAGTGTTGGCTCTTGCAATCCGAAGGGGGTTAAGGCTATTCCTTTAGAGGAGGGTGGTATCACAGAGGAGGctgaaggaaatgaaatggaaaattTGTCTCCTAAGCTGGAAGAGTGTGAGCTTGGTTTGTTGGAAAGTTACCAGCATTTTCTGTCTGTCTTGGACGAGGAGGAAGATTTGAGGAAAAAGTGTATAGTGGTGGAGCAAATAAGGTTGTTGCTGAAGGATGATGAGGAGGCTAGGATTTTTATGGGGGCCAATGGGTTTGTGGAAGCTCTTTTGCAATTTCTAGATTCAGCTTTGCATGAAGGGAATGTAATGGCTCAGGAAAGTGGCGCCATGGCTCTCTTCAACCTAGCTGTCAACAATAGCAG aaaCAAGGAAATGATGTTTGCTGGAGGAGTAATTTCCTTGTTGGAGGAGATGATTTCCAACCCCAATTCCCATGGATCTGCCACGGCACTCTATCTGAATCTGTCCTTACTTGAAGAAGCCAAGCCTATCATTGGCTCAAGTCCGGCAGTTCCTTTCTTAACCCAGATCCTTCGAGCTAATACTGAACCCCAGTGCAAGCTTGATGCCCTCCATGCCGTCTATAATATCTCCACTCTACCATCCAATATTCTAACCCTCATTTCAGCTGGCATTGTCAGCGACCTCCATTCCCTTCTTGCAGCTTCTGGTGATTATGCGTGGGCAGAAAAAGTCATTGCTGTGCTTATAAACCTGGCATCATGTCAGTTAGGAAAGGATGAGATTATATCAGCACCTGGCCTTATTGGTGGACTAGCAACAATGCTAGACATTGGTAAGCCTATTGAGCAGGAGAGAGCTGTCTCATGTCTCTTGATTTTGTGCAAGGGAAATGAGAACTGCTGTCAAATTATTCTACAAGAAGGGGTAATACCTGCACTGGTGTCAATGTCAGTGAACGGGACTTACAGGGGAAAAGATAAGGCTCAGAAACTTCTGATGCTGTTTAGGGAGCAGCGAAAACGAGACCAACCACCACCTGCTGAGATGCATCGGCTCGCTGAAAAGAGGGAGAATCCGATGCCTGCTTTAGAATCGAAGCCGCTATGTAAATCAATCTCTAGAAGAAAGATGGGTAAAGCATTTAGCTTCTGGAAAAGCAAGAGCTATTCAGTTGATCAATGTTAG
- the LOC121257331 gene encoding uncharacterized protein LOC121257331 — protein sequence MLTISLLQSTEGFLDSHTSFAPKEPKATIRMSSRHRPLQTCGVSILATARSAYNKAQDFNGPIGSTTRRIAKLVSFTSPLSYALLYPWLAILSFVDDQILLVENVVENIFPPSNYLFNKIDYVVQIIEIFPEKFDYALGRYAMIAHQVHFDCTLVHIVCWLNFFITTLTHLGSESTREKEILVDINFQDKPALVDEAKHADVGNKMEYLPPIPETPQAETETVNAGSGKATYKQVLEKGTKGNKGKKSGRENLQVVKHEITSVGQEVSWKIEEEIVDKKRNVSGCLEPAVVDVANQPLEFQANENSETEEDSPPIEAETETVGKTVDAGIAKGTYKEVLKRGTEEDMQSETIEERVENAEDEKATVGNGEEEITAESQVKDDPILELFEAGWLMNGHPGRRG from the exons ATGCTTACTATCAGCCTTTTGCAGAGTACTGAAGGCTTTTTGGATTCTCACACGTCTTTTGCGCCAAAG GAACCAAAAGCAACCATCAGAATGAGTTCTCGGCATCGTCCATTGCAAACATGTGGAGTTTCAATCTTGGCAACTGCTCGTAGTGCTTACAATAAAGCTCAAGATTTTAATGGACCAATAGGCTCAACAACAAGAAGGATAGCCAAATTAGTCTCATTCACAAGTCCTCTATCGTATGCTCTGTTATATCCATGGTTAGCAATCCTCTCCTTTGTCGATGATCAAATCCTATTGGTTGAAAATGTGGTCGAGAACATCTTTCCGCCATCAAACTATTTATTCAACAAGATTGACTATGTTGTCCAAATTATAGaaattttcccagaaaaatttgattatgcattGGGGAGATATGCCATGATTGCCCACCAAGTTCATTTCGATTGCACACTGGTTCACATTGTCTGCTGGTTGAACTTTTTTATCACTACATTGACTCACTTGGGATCAGAAAGTACAAGGGAAAAGGAGATTTTGGTTGACATAAACTTCCAGGATAAACCAGCCTTGGTTGACGAAGCAAAACATGCCGATGTTGGCAATAAGATGGAGTACTTACCTCCCATACCAGAAACCCCACAAGCTGAAACTGAGACAGTCAATGCAGGCAGTGGGAAAGCCACATACAAGCAGGTACTAGAGAAAGGGACGAAAGGAAACAAGGGGAAAAAATCGGGGAGAGAGAACCTTCAAGTTGTGAAGCATGAAATAACCAGTGTTGGCCAGGAAGTATCTTGGAAAATAGAGGAAGAAATTGtagataaaaagagaaatgtaaGCGGCTGCCTTGAACCGGCTGTGGTTGATGTAGCAAACCAGCCGCTAGAGTTCCAAGCCAATGAAAACAGTGAGACAGAGGAAGACTCACCTCCCATAGAAGCTGAAACTGAGACAGTCGGTAAGACAGTTGATGCAGGCATTGCGAAAGGCACGTACAAGGAGGTACTAAAGAGAGGGACAGAAGAAGACATGCAAAGCGAAACAATTGAAGAGAGAGTTGAAAATGCGGAGGATGAGAAAGCCACTGTTGGGAATGGAGAGGAGGAAATTACAG CTGAAAGCCAAGTGAAAGATGATCCCATTTTAGAATTGTTCGAGGCAGGATGGCTCATGAACGGCCATCCAGGAAGAAGGGGGTAA
- the LOC121258788 gene encoding U-box domain-containing protein 7-like — translation MIVWLAWGRKLVARNCYFNFFFRNKEMMFAGGVISLLEEMISNPNSHGSATVLYLNLSFLEEAKPVIDSSPAVPFLTQILRANTEPQCKLDALHALYYISTLPSNILNLISAGIVSGLQSLLTASGDHTWAEKIIAVLINLASCQSGKDEIISAPGVFGGLATMLDIGEPIEQEQAVSCLLILCEGNEKCSQIVLQDRLIPTLVSMSVNGTYRGKEKAQKLLMLFREQRQRDQTPPAEMHRLAEVG, via the exons ATGATTGTATGGTTGGCCTGGGGACGAAAGTTGGTTGCTAG GAACtgctattttaatttctttttcagaaaCAAGGAAATGATGTTTGCTGGAGGAGTAATTTCCTTGTTGGAGGAGATGATTTCCAACCCCAATTCCCATGGATCTGCCACGGTTCTCTATTTGAATCTGTCCTTCCTTGAAGAAGCCAAGCCTGTCATTGACTCAAGTCCGGCAGTTCCTTTCTTAACCCAGATCCTTCGAGCTAATACTGAACCACAGTGCAAGCTTGATGCCCTCCATGCTCTCTATTATATCTCCACTCTTCCATCCAATATTCTAAACCTCATTTCAGCTGGCATCGTCAGTGGCCTCCAATCCCTTCTTACAGCTTCTGGTGATCACACGTGGGCAGAAAAAATCATTGCTGTCCTTATAAACCTGGCATCATGTCAGTCAGGAAAGGATGAGATTATATCAGCACCCGGCGTTTTTGGTGGACTGGCAACAATGCTAGACATTGGCGAGCCTATTGAGCAGGAGCAAGCTGTCTCATGTCTCTTGATTTTGTGCGAGGGAAATGAGAAATGCAGTCAAATTGTTCTACAGGACAGGTTAATACCTACACTGGTGTCAATGTCAGTGAACGGGACTTACAGAGGAAAAGAGAAGGCTCAGAAACTTCTGATGCTGTTTAGGGAGCAGCGACAACGAGACCAAACACCACCTGCTGAGATGCATAGGTTGGCTGAAGTGGGATAG
- the LOC121257333 gene encoding proteasome subunit beta type-5 — protein MKLDTSGLESSVPLFGSSNVLIDGISAGPSFEIPDTMDFDGFQKEAVQMVKPAKGTTTLAFIFKEGVMVAADSRASMGGYISSQSVKKIIEINPYMLGTMAGGAADCQFWHRNLGIKCRLHELANKRRISVTGASKLLANILFSYRGMGLSVGTMIAGWDETGPGLYYVDSEGGRLKGTRFSVGSGSPYAYGVLDNGYRYDMSIEEAAELARRAIYHATFRDAASGGVASVYYVGPDGWKKLSGDDVGELHYKYYPVMPTTVEQEMVEVAGA, from the exons atgaagcttgATACTAGTGGTCTTGAATCATCTGTTCCATTGTTCGGGTCAAGCAATGTACTTATTGATGGGATTTCAGCTGGTCCATCATTTGAGATTCCTGATACGATGGAC TTTGATGGCTTTCAGAAAGAGGCTGTACAGATGGTCAAGCCAGCTAAGGGAACAACCACGCTTGCCTTCATATTCAAGGAGGGTGTCATGGTCGCTGCTGATTCTCGAGCCAGCATGGGAGGCTATATCT CATCGCAGTCTgtgaagaaaattattgaaatcaATCCTTACATGCTTGGCACTATGGCTGGAGGAGCTGCTGACTGCCAGTTTTGGCACCGGAATCTGGGTATTAag TGCCGACTGCATGAATTGGCAAACAAGCGCAGAATTTCAGTTACTGGGGCATCAAAGCTGCTGGCAAACATTCTGTTCTCTTACCGTGGAATGGGTCTGTCTGTTGGGACCATGATTGCTGGATGGGATGAAACG GGACCTGGGCTATATTATGTCGACAGTGAAGGAGGAAGGCTTAAAGGAACACGATTTTCAGTTGGCTCTGGTTCACCCTATGCTTATGGTGTGCTGGATAATGG CTACCGGTATGATATGTCAATCGAAGAAGCTGCAGAGTTGGCTAGACGGGCTATTTATCATGCAACATTCCGTGATGCGGCCAGTGGTGGAGTTGCTAgcg TTTATTATGTGGGGCCCGATGGGTGGAAGAAGCTCTCTGGGGATGATGTTGGGGAACTTCATTACAAATACTATCCAGTTATGCCAACTACAGTGGAACAGGAAATGGTTGAAGTGGCTGGGGCGTAA